In Sphingomonas panacisoli, one genomic interval encodes:
- a CDS encoding ferritin-like domain-containing protein gives MAEDQLLEAFDSRVKRRSERREFFKAAIGAAAIGATTLVVTQEAFAQTVTDADILNFALNLEYLEAQFYAYAAGGAGLAASLLGTSPGAVTATNARRVDNLDSDPLVRDYAREIAADEVAHVTFLRAQLGTTAVVQPAIDISATATSPFSNAARAAGLIGAGATFDPYSSPENFLLGAFLFEDVGVTAYKGAAPMILNRTYVEAAAGIMAVEAYHAAIIRTALYAKGVATPSLRTSADAISNARDSLDGTTTDLDQGISPTTINGGAASNIAPLDADGLAYARSTGQVLNIVYLNNAAVTSGGFFPAGVNGNIKTSAAN, from the coding sequence ATGGCCGAAGACCAGTTGCTCGAGGCGTTCGATTCGAGAGTCAAACGGCGTTCCGAACGGCGTGAATTCTTCAAGGCGGCGATCGGCGCCGCGGCGATCGGCGCCACCACGTTGGTCGTGACGCAGGAGGCGTTCGCGCAGACCGTCACAGATGCCGACATCCTGAATTTCGCGCTCAACCTCGAATATCTCGAAGCGCAATTCTACGCTTATGCGGCGGGCGGCGCGGGTCTCGCGGCGTCGTTGCTTGGGACCAGCCCGGGGGCGGTGACGGCAACCAATGCGCGCCGAGTCGACAATCTCGATTCGGACCCGCTGGTGCGCGATTACGCCCGCGAAATCGCCGCCGACGAAGTGGCGCACGTCACCTTCCTGCGCGCTCAGCTCGGCACGACGGCGGTGGTGCAGCCCGCGATCGACATCAGCGCGACCGCGACCAGCCCTTTCTCCAACGCCGCGCGCGCGGCCGGCCTGATCGGCGCCGGCGCGACGTTCGATCCTTATTCGTCGCCGGAGAATTTCCTGCTCGGCGCGTTCCTGTTCGAAGATGTCGGGGTGACCGCGTATAAGGGCGCGGCGCCGATGATCCTCAACCGCACCTATGTCGAAGCGGCGGCCGGGATCATGGCGGTCGAGGCGTATCACGCCGCGATCATCCGCACCGCGCTCTACGCAAAGGGCGTCGCGACACCGAGCCTGCGGACGTCGGCCGACGCGATCTCCAACGCGCGCGACAGCCTGGACGGGACGACCACCGACCTCGACCAGGGCATTTCGCCGACGACGATCAACGGCGGTGCGGCGTCCAACATCGCGCCGCTCGACGCGGACGGCCTCGCTTATGCGCGCAGCACCGGTCAGGTGCTCAATATCGTCTATCTCAACAATGCGGCGGTGACGTCGGGCGGGTTCTTCCCCGCCGGCGTCAACGGCAACATCAAAACCAGCGCCGCCAACTGA